A window from Bacteroidota bacterium encodes these proteins:
- a CDS encoding YcxB family protein, giving the protein MTIHFDYNKQQVIQALRYHFISRKEIRLMIILVNVFAIASFVFYVLKYISPFAFMVGALLWLVLMVSFWFIMPTMVYKRAATFKDKFSMSFDDAGFTLAHEKGSKSWPWTALGSYLESPNFFHLYFDSRSFFLVPKNGCKDSDEVFELRSIIKSHVKKG; this is encoded by the coding sequence ATGACAATCCATTTTGATTATAACAAACAGCAGGTAATACAGGCACTACGTTATCATTTCATCAGCCGGAAGGAAATCCGGTTGATGATAATATTGGTGAATGTGTTTGCCATTGCTTCATTTGTTTTTTATGTACTGAAATATATTTCTCCTTTTGCATTTATGGTTGGAGCTCTTTTATGGTTGGTATTGATGGTTAGTTTTTGGTTTATTATGCCAACGATGGTTTATAAAAGAGCCGCAACTTTTAAAGATAAGTTCAGTATGAGTTTTGATGATGCGGGATTTACATTGGCCCATGAAAAAGGTTCTAAGTCATGGCCATGGACGGCATTGGGTTCTTACCTGGAAAGCCCGAACTTTTTTCATTTGTATTTTGACAGCCGTTCATTTTTCCTGGTACCAAAAAACGGATGTAAGGATTCGGATGAAGTATTTGAATTAAGAAGTATAATAAAATCACACGTAAAG
- a CDS encoding alkaline phosphatase family protein produces the protein MKKTILPFLLLISFYIAAQPRVISGPMLGQIELRDAKIWVEVSPEVKSVSLQYYRKGEVTKSKTILYKGELGNDFNPVTFTVGGLDFNTTYQYKILVNGKPANTGGEFTTKDLWQYRKDVPDFSFLTGSCAYFNEPKFDRPGKPYGQDSSIFVTMAKEKSAFMLWLGDAWYTREVDYFSKWGLWYRASHDRAQPVLQNFLKAMPQFAIWDDHDYGPNDIGSNYILKDESRKAFSSYFCNPSYGENGQGIYSMITWGDADIFLTDDRWWRSADQMKDSVNGKPNPEKRMLGKQQMDWLKNSLLYSSAPFKIITLGSQAINPASPFDKWWDFPAEYDEMMNFLKENKINGVLFLTGDRHHSEIIKVDRQGTYSLYDITVSALTSNGYEFKDKEINNPYRVIGFDLKQNYGKFSFSGKRNDRKLTVEFLGLKGEKLGEWSIHEKDLKTQK, from the coding sequence TTGAAAAAAACGATACTTCCTTTTCTGCTGCTGATTTCCTTTTATATTGCTGCGCAACCACGGGTTATTTCAGGCCCGATGCTTGGCCAAATTGAATTGCGTGACGCAAAAATTTGGGTTGAGGTTTCTCCTGAAGTAAAGTCTGTTTCGCTGCAATATTATAGAAAAGGGGAAGTCACCAAATCAAAAACAATTTTATACAAAGGAGAATTGGGTAATGACTTTAATCCGGTGACATTTACTGTTGGCGGATTGGATTTTAATACTACTTACCAATATAAAATTTTGGTGAATGGAAAACCTGCCAATACAGGAGGGGAGTTTACAACAAAAGACCTGTGGCAATACAGGAAAGATGTGCCGGACTTTAGTTTTTTAACAGGTAGCTGCGCTTACTTCAATGAACCTAAATTTGACAGACCGGGAAAGCCTTATGGCCAGGATTCATCCATCTTTGTAACAATGGCAAAAGAGAAATCTGCTTTTATGCTGTGGTTAGGTGATGCGTGGTATACAAGGGAAGTAGATTACTTCAGCAAATGGGGATTATGGTATCGTGCCTCTCATGATAGAGCTCAGCCAGTATTACAAAATTTTTTAAAGGCAATGCCGCAATTTGCAATATGGGATGATCATGATTATGGACCTAATGATATTGGTTCAAATTATATTTTGAAAGATGAAAGCCGCAAAGCTTTTTCCAGCTATTTCTGCAACCCCTCATATGGAGAGAACGGTCAGGGTATTTACTCAATGATCACCTGGGGTGATGCAGATATTTTTTTAACAGATGATCGCTGGTGGCGGAGTGCAGACCAGATGAAAGATTCTGTAAATGGGAAACCTAATCCTGAAAAAAGAATGCTCGGCAAACAACAAATGGATTGGCTAAAAAATTCTTTGTTGTACAGCAGCGCACCGTTTAAAATTATTACGTTGGGTAGCCAGGCTATTAATCCAGCTTCACCCTTCGACAAATGGTGGGATTTTCCTGCTGAGTATGATGAAATGATGAATTTTCTGAAAGAGAATAAAATTAACGGCGTTCTTTTTCTCACCGGGGATCGTCATCATAGTGAAATTATTAAAGTTGATAGGCAGGGTACTTATTCTTTATATGATATAACAGTTTCAGCACTCACTTCAAATGGCTATGAGTTTAAGGACAAGGAAATAAACAATCCCTACCGGGTTATTGGATTTGATCTGAAACAGAACTATGGAAAATTTTCTTTTAGTGGTAAACGTAATGACAGGAAACTGACAGTTGAATTTTTAGGATTGAAAGGTGAAAAGCTCGGCGAATGGAGCATTCATGAAAAAGATTTGAAAACACAGAAATAA